Proteins from one Chitinophaga oryzae genomic window:
- a CDS encoding methyltransferase domain-containing protein, producing MKWDADLYKTKHAFVFQYGNSLIGDWLQPQEGETILDLGCGTGELTAQLAATGARVTGLDASPEMIATARQSFPEVTFEVGDATNFMLPQQFDAIFSNATLHWVREKEKAINRMFTHLKKGGRLVIEMGGKGNVDSILLTLDKVMQAKGYRYEPFWYFPSPGEYATLLENAGFRVERVHFFDRPTQLADVNNGIIDWLEMFGKHFFAGVPENDQQAILQQVQQELAPQITRDGQLYADYVRLRIAAIKI from the coding sequence ATGAAGTGGGATGCCGACTTATATAAAACAAAACACGCCTTCGTGTTTCAATATGGCAACAGCCTGATCGGTGACTGGTTGCAACCGCAGGAAGGGGAAACCATCCTCGACCTGGGCTGCGGTACCGGGGAACTCACCGCTCAACTGGCAGCCACCGGCGCCCGGGTCACCGGTCTCGATGCCTCTCCCGAAATGATCGCCACCGCACGGCAGTCATTCCCGGAAGTGACCTTCGAAGTGGGCGACGCCACTAATTTTATGCTGCCGCAGCAGTTCGACGCCATTTTCTCCAACGCTACCCTGCACTGGGTGCGGGAAAAAGAAAAGGCCATCAACCGCATGTTCACGCACCTGAAAAAAGGCGGCCGCCTCGTCATCGAAATGGGCGGCAAAGGAAACGTGGACAGCATCCTGCTGACACTCGACAAAGTGATGCAGGCCAAAGGCTACCGCTATGAACCTTTCTGGTATTTTCCCTCTCCGGGCGAATACGCCACCCTGCTGGAAAATGCCGGCTTCCGCGTGGAAAGGGTACACTTTTTTGACCGTCCCACGCAACTGGCCGACGTGAACAACGGCATCATCGACTGGCTGGAGATGTTCGGTAAACATTTTTTTGCCGGCGTTCCGGAAAACGATCAACAGGCTATCCTGCAACAGGTACAGCAGGAGCTGGCCCCGCAGATCACCCGCGACGGACAGCTCTATGCAGATTATGTGAGACTGCGCATAGCTGCCATAAAAATCTAA